The genome window tggggctcagtctcactaccccaagatcacaacctgagccaaaatcaagagcccacagcttaactaactgaaccacccaggctcccctagagGGATCCTTCTAAAACATAATTCAGACcatgtcattcctctgctcaaGAACCTCCAATGACTCCATTTCACACAGAGTAAAAATCAGTCATTAAAATGGCCTGCAGAGCTGTCCTAGACATTACTTGTCTAGATTCATTTCCTATCATTGCCTTCCTTCTGCAATGTCCTTCAGTTACACTAGCCTACTTCTCTTTCTTGGAAGTTGTAAGCACTTGCTCGGTCAAGACCATTGTGCTGGCTGTTGCCTTTGCCTGGAGCATTTCCCCCTGAGATACCCTCTTAACTTGCTTTCTCACTTCTCCTGCTGCCCGTATGTGCCCTGTCCCTCTCACCTTGCCTTAATTGTGGTCCACAGCATGGTCACCCCTCCCCTACAACTAGAACCAGCTCCATCAGGGCGGGATAGGTGTCTGATTATTGTTGCCTATCCAGGCCCCATAGAAATGTCTGGGGTATGTCAGATGCTCAGGAATGATTTGTTGAGTGAAAAGTTGTTTAGAAGTGCGttctcaaaatgaatgaatgaatgaatgaatgaatgaataataaaagaagTGCGTTCTCAGTTCAGACTTGAGTTGCACACTGACCTGTTTCTGTACCCAGGTGATATATCTGTCCTCTGGGGTGTGCCTATTAACTTAGGACTCTCCAGACTGGTTACCAGGGAGGCCTAAGAGGAGAGAGGGTGCCAGCAATCTCTCTTTGCTCTTTTGACTCAGGAATGCTATGGTTGAGGTTGGCGCTCAGGGATTGGTGTGGTGAGGAGGCAGCTCTTGGTGTGGCTTACTTGGTTCCCCCCATCCTTACGGATCTGAGGTGCTCTTAGGGATGTTGGGGAAGGGGGTGCTCAGTGGGGCTACCCTTCCCCCAGAGAATGTGTACCCTATTGCTTTATTTTGGACTCCCACAGGTGAAACTGGTGCAACATACCTATTCCTGCCTGTTTGGAACATTCCTGTGCAACAACgccaaggagagaggagaaaagcatACTCAGGAGCGGACATGTTCTGTGTGGTCACTGCTTCGGGCAGGCAACAAGGCTTTCAAAAACCTACTGTATTCCTCTCAGTCAGAAGCCGTATGTATCCTTCAGCCTTTCCTCTCTGATCAGAAGGAGTTTGGGGGTGGTGATATATGGGTGCCTTTGTCAGTAGAGACTGTTTTCTCAGAGGCATCTCTGTTGTCTCTAGGTGGGttggttccattttttttccatctgtcccAAAAAAGGCTTATTTCCAGGTGCTGCTCTGACCTGTTTCTGCCCACTCTTTGCTCAGGGTGGTTTGATTTAATATACATCTTTATTTTGCCACTCCAGACACAAATCTTTTCTGGCATCTCTGTCAGAGCTTAACTCACTCTTAGCATATTCTAACAAGTGGAAGGGGAACCTAAATTGTCCGCTAGATGTGCCTGATAGCTCAGAAGGAGCTGCCACCAGACCCCTGGCACCCTTCCAGTGTCATCAGGTGATGATAGGTACTGCAGCTCCTGCAGAAAAGTGTGTATGACATtagcatgtgtgtctgtgtgatttTTCTGCTCACATGGAGAACTAGCAGGCCCTTtaagactttgttctttttttttttttttttttttaagattttatttatttattcatgagagacatagagagagagaggcagagacacaggcagagggaaagcaggctccatgcaggaagcctgacatgggactcgatcccaggtcttcaggatcccacctgggctgaaggcagcactaaaccgctgagacacccaggctgcaCAAGACTTTGTTCTTCAAAGGAACACCTTCTGTTACACAGAGGACAGGAGACACGCACATCTGTGTTGTTCCTTTTGtcaaaaatgcatattaaattcTAAAGTCAAAAGGAGGCTAATTAGAGGTTATATTGCTTTGCTGGACTGGTAATATGCTTCTATTTAAGTAGTCAAAGGAAAGATTTACACTAACTGCTTCTCTTTTCACTCTGCCTGTTGGAGAAGTCACAATACAGGAAGAAAATTCCCTTCTTTTCACATGATTAAAATGATCCTATAGGACAGGTTTGACAGTGTCTTCTGAAGCCACATTATTATACCAAGAAACAGTCACCATCTAGTGGAGTGACTCACTTTCATATGCAGTAAAAGCAATAAATTAAGTTGATATGAAAATCAGTCATTTGATAAAGGGGACCTAAGAAATAATTAATGAGAAATAGATGTAAAAACTCCTCTTGGATTTTTGTACCCACAAGAGTGGGAAGTGGCAGGTGGTACAAGACCTGGTGAATGTTCCAGCTTGGTGATTACATTTGACCCTCATTTCTAAAGACTTGTTGGGACTTATTTAAACCTATATCCTCACTGCTCTCTTCTCAGGTGCTGTATCCTGTGTGCCACGTGCGTAACCTGATGCTGTGGAGTGCAGTGTACTTGCCCTGCCCATCCCCGTCTACCCCCGTGGATGACAGCTGTGCGCCATATCCAGCACCTGGCACTAGCCCTGATGATCCGCCCCTGAGCCGGTGAGCCCAGAGGGTTGATGCCAAGGCCTGGAGTCCTACCTGGGTGTACTTCTGTGTAGACTCATCCAGGCATAGTTAGAGATCATGATATTATCTGGCTCCACACATCTTGCTTAGATCTCTGAAGTCTTCTCAGGGAAAGTATAAGGGTTTCAGGCTACAAGGCCATTAAGAGCCTCATTTCCTGAAGGGCATTGGGCCTTGTCACTATATTGTTTTTTGCTGCATGCACCGAGCAGCTTCTCAGTGATGGAGTAAACCTCTGAGTTCCTTGTGACCCTCTGGCTTGAGTTTCCGCCACTGCACTGTACTCCTTCCTGTCTTTCTGCTGTCACTTGCCTTTTTAGGCCAAAAAGGCAGATGCCATCAGATGATAGAAAGTTTGGCTTTGCCACTTGAGAATTAAGTTTATTGAATTCAGACtgctaaataaattaatgtattatttacatTAATAGCAGAAAAATCAGCAATGCTACTTTGCTTTGTCAATAGTTGAAAAACAGCAGCATcatgaatgtttttttaaaatagcatttgctATTAGTTTGTGTGAGCACGGGGTTGGGCAGGGTGAGTGGAGGATAAGAAGAAATTTGCAGACTAGAAGAAGGGCTTTGCTGGGACTTTGCTTTTCCATCTGTCTCAGCCTCACTTTAGAGATGCCATAGATCCTTGAATAACTATGGACCCAATTATGAAACAACTGCCTTTTAAAATCAGTTGTCTCCTGCTTTCATCTGAACAGCCTCACATTCTCATTCCCTCAAACTCCTTTTGTTTAGGCTACCAAAGACTAGATCATTTGACAATCTGACTACAGCTTGTGACAACACAGTGCCTCTAGCCAGCCGGCGCAGCAGTGACCCAAGTCTGAATGAGAAGTGGCAGGAGCACAGGCGCTCCCTGGAATTGAGCAGCCTGGCTGGTCCCGGGGAGGAGCCTTCTGATCCTGACAGCCTGGGGAAGCCAACCAAAGTGCTGGGCGGTGCTGAGCTGTCTGTAGCAGCTGGAGTGGccgaggggcagatggagaacaTTTTGCAAGAGGCCACCAAAGAGGAGAGCGGGATAGAGGAGCCTGCCCAGAGGGGGAGCACTGAGATGCAGGAGGTCAAAAAGGAGGCTCTCTTAGAAAAGGGGAAGACCCCTGAGGGCTCAGCCATTGTCCTTCCTCAAGAACCAGAACTGGGTGATGCTCCTCTGGCGAACCATCCCGGCACTAACCTTTCTGGATTCTCACAGGGTATTCCTGAGCAACAGGGTGGGCACAGTGTTCTCCCTGGTTCTCTCCAGGAGTCCCCCAGGGGAGAGGATGCCCAGGAGGTCCCTGTGGAACAGTTCCGAATAGCTATcacagaggaaagagaggaggcaTTTCTTCCAATCCCAGTAGATACAAAAGTTGGCTATGATACCTCACAGTCAAGTTCTCTGCTGCCTTCCCAAGTCCCAGTTGAGGCCAGAGGACCAAGCACGGACAGTTCAGTGGACATGTTAATAGAAGATCAAGTCAAGTCAGAAAGTGGGCCCAAAGGCCATCATAGACCTTGCCTGGTAAACAGTGGCTGGTTCAGTGGCAAGGACATGCTTCCTCAAGCCACAGAGCCCCAGCCTTCAGAGAAGAGCCTAGCTGAGAGGCCCCAAGTGGGATCTGTGGTACATAGGACTTCCCCTGGCAGCACCCACAGCCCAACGCATTCTCCTTGTGCCTTGCCTTTAGCTGAATGTAAAGAGGGGCTTGTGTGCAATGGTGCCCCAGAGACTGAAAATAAGGCTTTAGAGCAATCCCCAGGGCTTAGCACCCTCCAGAAGCACCCCACCCCCAACGGGCACTGCACCAATGGGGAGGCTGGTAGGAGCAAGGACTCACTGAGCCGCCAGCTGTCTGCTACAAGCTGCAACTCTGCCCACTTACACTCAAGGAACTTGCACCACAAGTGGCTGCACAGCCACTCGGGGAGGCCATCTACAACGGGCAGCCCCGACCAGCCTTCGCGCAGCCACCTGGACGATGATGGCATGCCTGTATACACAGACACCATCCAACAGCGCCTGCGTCAGATTGAGTCAGGCCACCAGCAGGAAGTGGAGACCTTGAAGAAACAAGTGCAGGAGCTCAGGAGTCGCCTGGAGAGCCAGTACCTGACCAGCTCCCTACGTTTCAATGGGGACTTTGGGGATGAAGTGGTGAGTAGACCACGGTGCCTCGATAGCTGCCCAAGGAGAGGGCACACTGAGGCTGGACGCTTTTTGTGCCCAGTGCACAGTGATTGGCACAGATTTCTAAAAGAATTGTTAAGGTCCAGAGTAGTCCTGTTGAGAGGCTGGAGATCAGCCTCAGCCATGTGAATGGCAGTCTGCCTATTATTTCCTGCCTTGCTTACTTGCCACAGGTGTCCTGTTTAGGCAGTTAGGATAAGGAAGAGAGGATCACGTTTTAAGGAAGGGCATGAACTCCTGGGCAGAATGACATTAGTAGGGCAACGTCAAATTGTAATGCCTGTCCTCCCCAGTAACTAGTAAACTTGGCTCCCTCtccatccttcccttccccccGCCACTGCCCCCAAACACAAGCTGTAGGTATGAAGATTTAGTTTAACAGATGTTTGTACCTGTCCTGTGGTGGGTGATGGCAGTAGAAATGGGGAGAAGGGATTAGTTTCTGGCACTGTGGAGGAGTTAGCATTGATGGGGCCTGGAAGTGGTGCTATGTGATGGGGAGTTTCTAAGGGAGGTGCTGTCCTCACTGGCTGGGTCTGACTTGATGTGTTCAAGTACAAGCGTGAGCCTGGCTCTGAAGCAGTCAGCGTACATTAAAGGCGGGCTCATCCAATGACTTTCAATTCAAACTGACTTCTCAGTGTTTCCTTCATACTAATGATGGTTTCTCATTTTCCCAAAGAGTCCTTCAGAGAAAGGAGGACATGCCCAAAGCACTCAGTTTCAGCACGCAGATGTAAGTGGCAGGGTCGGATTAACGGACTCATTGGAGCAGCTGACACTGAGTTCACACTCCATCCTGATCACTTCTGTCCCCCTCACTTCCTTTAACCCAAGGCCCATCTTTCCACTGCAGAGTCACCGCGCACAGCCTTAGACCTGTGTATCTCTCTTCCACCTGAGTCCAGCCCGGTCTCTGCACCTGCTCAGCCCATTTCTTGATGCCGGATGTGCCTACAGATCTGGCAGGCCCACCCAGAGTCCCCGGTGCTCCCTTCCTTACCAAGCCAGGTTCATTCTGTTCAGCTCTGTTTGTTTGCCAACAGACTTCAATCCCCGACTCGGAAAGCAATCTGGATCAGAACTGTTTGTCTCGCTGCAGCACAGAGATTTTCTCTGAAGCCAGCTGGGAGCAGGTGGATAAACAGGACACGGAGGTACAGGCTCAGCCCCTGTTCTGAGTGCCGTCCATGCAACTGTTTTATGGTTCTTCTCCACCCCTATCCCTGTCCCGTACCCCTGGCTAAGGAAAAACCTCATAGCACACTTAGCCTTGAGCCTCTGTGAATCCCCATCAAGCCTAGAATTTCTGACCCAGGGAGACTCAGCAAGCTGGTCCTCTCTCCACCTTGTCTCTGTTAACTAGAGCCTTGCCATAGTGACCCAGGGTGCTGCTGTCTGATACTTTATCTCAGGGGAGTTTGGAGTCCCCTCTAGGGAAACGATTTGGACGCCTTTCTTGTACTGCTGACATCAACCTGTTGGGCTGGTGCCACCAGAGCCAATATGGTCTTTGTGACTGTTGCTGCCCCCAGCATGGCTCTGTGGCTCCAGCTGGATGGCCCATCTCCTGTCACTAACCTGGTCCCATCTCTTTTACAGATGACCCGTTGGCTACCTGACCACCTGGCTGCCCACTGCTATGCATGCGACAGCGCCTTCTGGCTCGCCAGCAGGAAGCACCACTGCAGGTGCCATTTGGGGGGTTTGGTGGGGTGGGCCAGGATTTGGAGGCTGAGATTTGGCCCACAGAGCCTGCAGCTTGGAGAAATGTGGGTGTCTGGCTGGCGGTGTCCCATCTGAGGCAGATCCTGGGGTCTACAAGGCTCCAGCTTATCTTTTTGGGCCTCTAAAATTGGTGTTTGCCCTTGGTGTCTTTTTCCAATTCAGAGTGATcatgactaaattttaaaatgtgcaaatgaTGACCCCTTGTGTCTGTTTTGCTTCCTGGATTAGCAGAGCAACAGCCACCACCCAAATTACCATTTCTTATTCCTAGAATACCATTTCTTCCCGTTCAGAATGGCTTCAGTGAGCAAAAGTTTTCTTGCTGTGGGCAGGGAACTTCATTTTCCTACTCCTTACCCTGCTCCCTGACCCTAAACTTTTCCTTGTGCCAGTAGTGAGGAGAACTAGCTGTGGGAAACTAGTAGGGACAGCTGAGGACATGACATAGTCTTCAATCCTTAAGGCTTGTGACTTCTTTCTTCTTGATTGGGGTAGTTAGTTGCTAGGGATGCTTTGCCCCAGCTGAGGTGGCAACTATATAGATATGTTCAGTGTTCTTGGGACAGGAATTTTATCTGAATCCTGACCATAGCTCACCCAGATGAGTGAACCCAGGTAGAAAATGGAACCACCTCTTTGTCTAGTGATGATGCTTCTAGGACTGTATATCTCCCTACCCTGCACCCCAAGCCCAAATGTCTTTGGTTGGCTTCTCCTCTGAGCTCTCTTTCCCCTCCTTGCAGGGACACTGACCGTGTTGATCAAACGTGGTGAGCATTTGCAACAACCTGTCTGTGATGTCTGCACATCTATAATAACTTCTCCACACTAACGCTGCCATTTCCCCTTCTCTGCACTCATTGGGATGAAGCCCGGGGCTAGGAGTGCAGGCAGGCAGGTGGGCTTGGGGGGAAACCAAAGCAGCCAGCTGAGGAGACTATTAAGGCTGAGTCAGGCTGCAACTATACACTCCCCTCCTGACCACATAGGTCAGCTCAGCCATCTTGGCTCGTGCCTGAGAAGCAGTGCTTCAGCAGGGGCTGGTCTTATGGCATAGCCAGTTGGGTTTTCAGAGCTATTTCTTGTGGGTTAGTCCTTCATTGGGATGCTAGAATGATGCTTCATGATCTCCAAGTCAGAGAgcattgcctttaaaaaaaaaaaaaaaaacaaagagaccAGGACTGAACAGAGGTGGTCTTTCCAGAGAACTGTTTTACATGGAAGACTTTAGTGGAGGGTTCCACTTAGGGTCTATCAGGACCccctgaaagaagccagatagaAAAGCTTACCTGATCCAGTTCGTATCAGGATGGACTCCAGCAGATAGGTTAAATAGATGGAAACATTCAAAAGTAGATTTAGGTGATTTTTCTGTGTAACCATAGGTTCTTGCCGATTCATGCTTTCCAGAAACATGAAGTGCTTACTGCGTTCTAGAAGATGAAGTTGTGTGTGTTTTAGTTCTGTCCTTCCATTCCCCCATGTCTAGCCTTTCCTTTTTGTgtggtgtggggtttttttttttgtttgtttgtttttttatgtccCCAAAGGGTATTTAGTATTCTCTCCTCTGTGTGCAGGTGGTTCTTAATTCAGCAGGGGGTTTGTATTCTGAGGAGCATAAATGAAAAGGTAGTGAGTGATACAGGCTGAGGAAGAGGATTTCGCTTCAGCTGCTTTCCCCAAGTCTTTGGTATGTCAGGTTCCTTGAAGACTCCCATTCTTGGGTTTATTGAGGTTGATTTGTACTTTA of Canis lupus baileyi chromosome 27, mCanLup2.hap1, whole genome shotgun sequence contains these proteins:
- the MTMR3 gene encoding phosphatidylinositol-3,5-bisphosphate 3-phosphatase MTMR3 isoform X5: MDEETRHSLECIQANQIFPRKQLIREDENLQVPFLELHGESTEYVGRAEDAIIALSNYRLHIKFKESLVNTASQSAASEIPVPLQLIESVECRDIFQLHLTCKDCKVIRCQFSTFEQCQEWLKRLNNAIRPPAKIEDLFSFAYHAWCMEVYASEKEQHGDLCRPGEHVTSRFKNEVERMGFDMNNAWRISNINEKYKLCGSYPQELIVPAWITDKELESVASFRSWKRIPAVVYRHQSNGAVIARCGQPEVSWWGWRNADDEHLVQSVAKACASDSRSSGSKLSTRNSSRDFPNAGDLSDVEFDSSLSNASGAESLAIQPQKLLILDARSYAAAVANRAKGGGCECPEYYPNCEVVFMGMANIHSIRRSFQSLRLLCTQMPDPGNWLSALESTKWLHHLSVLLKSALLVVHAVDRDQRPVLAHCSDGWDRTPQIVALAKLLLDPYYRTIEGFQVLVEMEWLDFGHKFADRCGHGENSDDLNERCPVFLQWLDCVHQLQRQFPCSFEFNEAFLVKLVQHTYSCLFGTFLCNNAKERGEKHTQERTCSVWSLLRAGNKAFKNLLYSSQSEAVLYPVCHVRNLMLWSAVYLPCPSPSTPVDDSCAPYPAPGTSPDDPPLSRLPKTRSFDNLTTACDNTVPLASRRSSDPSLNEKWQEHRRSLELSSLAGPGEEPSDPDSLGKPTKVLGGAELSVAAGVAEGQMENILQEATKEESGIEEPAQRGSTEMQEVKKEALLEKGKTPEGSAIVLPQEPELGDAPLANHPGTNLSGFSQGIPEQQGGHSVLPGSLQESPRGEDAQEVPVEQFRIAITEEREEAFLPIPVDTKVGYDTSQSSSLLPSQVPVEARGPSTDSSVDMLIEDQVKSESGPKGHHRPCLVNSGWFSGKDMLPQATEPQPSEKSLAERPQVGSVVHRTSPGSTHSPTHSPCALPLAECKEGLVCNGAPETENKALEQSPGLSTLQKHPTPNGHCTNGEAGRSKDSLSRQLSATSCNSAHLHSRNLHHKWLHSHSGRPSTTGSPDQPSRSHLDDDGMPVYTDTIQQRLRQIESGHQQEVETLKKQVQELRSRLESQYLTSSLRFNGDFGDEVTSIPDSESNLDQNCLSRCSTEIFSEASWEQVDKQDTEMTRWLPDHLAAHCYACDSAFWLASRKHHCRDTDRVDQTWWFLIQQGVCILRSINEKVVSDTG
- the MTMR3 gene encoding phosphatidylinositol-3,5-bisphosphate 3-phosphatase MTMR3 isoform X6, which encodes MDEETRHSLECIQANQIFPRKQLIREDENLQVPFLELHGESTEYVGRAEDAIIALSNYRLHIKFKESLVNTASQSAASEIPVPLQLIESVECRDIFQLHLTCKDCKVIRCQFSTFEQCQEWLKRLNNAIRPPAKIEDLFSFAYHAWCMEVYASEKEQHGDLCRPGEHVTSRFKNEVERMGFDMNNAWRISNINEKYKLCGSYPQELIVPAWITDKELESVASFRSWKRIPAVVYRHQSNGAVIARCGQPEVSWWGWRNADDEHLVQSVAKACASDSRSSGSKLSTRNSSRDFPNAGDLSDVEFDSSLSNASGAESLAIQPQKLLILDARSYAAAVANRAKGGGCECPEYYPNCEVVFMGMANIHSIRRSFQSLRLLCTQMPDPGNWLSALESTKWLHHLSVLLKSALLVVHAVDRDQRPVLAHCSDGWDRTPQIVALAKLLLDPYYRTIEGFQVLVEMEWLDFGHKFADRCGHGENSDDLNERCPVFLQWLDCVHQLQRQFPCSFEFNEAFLVKLVQHTYSCLFGTFLCNNAKERGEKHTQERTCSVWSLLRAGNKAFKNLLYSSQSEAVLYPVCHVRNLMLWSAVYLPCPSPSTPVDDSCAPYPAPGTSPDDPPLSRLPKTRSFDNLTTACDNTVPLASRRSSDPSLNEKWQEHRRSLELSSLAGPGEEPSDPDSLGKPTKVLGGAELSVAAGVAEGQMENILQEATKEESGIEEPAQRGSTEMQEVKKEALLEKGKTPEGSAIVLPQEPELGDAPLANHPGTNLSGFSQGIPEQQGGHSVLPGSLQESPRGEDAQEVPVEQFRIAITEEREEAFLPIPVDTKVGYDTSQSSSLLPSQVPVEARGPSTDSSVDMLIEDQVKSESGPKGHHRPCLVNSGWFSGKDMLPQATEPQPSEKSLAERPQVGSVVHRTSPGSTHSPTHSPCALPLAECKEGLVCNGAPETENKALEQSPGLSTLQKHPTPNGHCTNGEAGRSKDSLSRQLSATSCNSAHLHSRNLHHKWLHSHSGRPSTTGSPDQPSRSHLDDDGMPVYTDTIQQRLRQIESGHQQEVETLKKQVQELRSRLESQYLTSSLRFNGDFGDEVMTRWLPDHLAAHCYACDSAFWLASRKHHCRDTDRVDQTWNCGNVFCSSCCNQKVPVPSQQLFEPSRVCKSCYSSLHPTSSSIDLELDKPIAATSN
- the MTMR3 gene encoding phosphatidylinositol-3,5-bisphosphate 3-phosphatase MTMR3 isoform X4; translated protein: MDEETRHSLECIQANQIFPRKQLIREDENLQVPFLELHGESTEYVGRAEDAIIALSNYRLHIKFKESLVNVPLQLIESVECRDIFQLHLTCKDCKVIRCQFSTFEQCQEWLKRLNNAIRPPAKIEDLFSFAYHAWCMEVYASEKEQHGDLCRPGEHVTSRFKNEVERMGFDMNNAWRISNINEKYKLCGSYPQELIVPAWITDKELESVASFRSWKRIPAVVYRHQSNGAVIARCGQPEVSWWGWRNADDEHLVQSVAKACASDSRSSGSKLSTRNSSRDFPNAGDLSDVEFDSSLSNASGAESLAIQPQKLLILDARSYAAAVANRAKGGGCECPEYYPNCEVVFMGMANIHSIRRSFQSLRLLCTQMPDPGNWLSALESTKWLHHLSVLLKSALLVVHAVDRDQRPVLAHCSDGWDRTPQIVALAKLLLDPYYRTIEGFQVLVEMEWLDFGHKFADRCGHGENSDDLNERCPVFLQWLDCVHQLQRQFPCSFEFNEAFLVKLVQHTYSCLFGTFLCNNAKERGEKHTQERTCSVWSLLRAGNKAFKNLLYSSQSEAVLYPVCHVRNLMLWSAVYLPCPSPSTPVDDSCAPYPAPGTSPDDPPLSRLPKTRSFDNLTTACDNTVPLASRRSSDPSLNEKWQEHRRSLELSSLAGPGEEPSDPDSLGKPTKVLGGAELSVAAGVAEGQMENILQEATKEESGIEEPAQRGSTEMQEVKKEALLEKGKTPEGSAIVLPQEPELGDAPLANHPGTNLSGFSQGIPEQQGGHSVLPGSLQESPRGEDAQEVPVEQFRIAITEEREEAFLPIPVDTKVGYDTSQSSSLLPSQVPVEARGPSTDSSVDMLIEDQVKSESGPKGHHRPCLVNSGWFSGKDMLPQATEPQPSEKSLAERPQVGSVVHRTSPGSTHSPTHSPCALPLAECKEGLVCNGAPETENKALEQSPGLSTLQKHPTPNGHCTNGEAGRSKDSLSRQLSATSCNSAHLHSRNLHHKWLHSHSGRPSTTGSPDQPSRSHLDDDGMPVYTDTIQQRLRQIESGHQQEVETLKKQVQELRSRLESQYLTSSLRFNGDFGDEVTSIPDSESNLDQNCLSRCSTEIFSEASWEQVDKQDTEMTRWLPDHLAAHCYACDSAFWLASRKHHCRNCGNVFCSSCCNQKVPVPSQQLFEPSRVCKSCYSSLHPTSSSIDLELDKPIAATSN
- the MTMR3 gene encoding phosphatidylinositol-3,5-bisphosphate 3-phosphatase MTMR3 isoform X1, with the translated sequence MDEETRHSLECIQANQIFPRKQLIREDENLQVPFLELHGESTEYVGRAEDAIIALSNYRLHIKFKESLVNTASQSAASEIPVPLQLIESVECRDIFQLHLTCKDCKVIRCQFSTFEQCQEWLKRLNNAIRPPAKIEDLFSFAYHAWCMEVYASEKEQHGDLCRPGEHVTSRFKNEVERMGFDMNNAWRISNINEKYKLCGSYPQELIVPAWITDKELESVASFRSWKRIPAVVYRHQSNGAVIARCGQPEVSWWGWRNADDEHLVQSVAKACASDSRSSGSKLSTRNSSRDFPNAGDLSDVEFDSSLSNASGAESLAIQPQKLLILDARSYAAAVANRAKGGGCECPEYYPNCEVVFMGMANIHSIRRSFQSLRLLCTQMPDPGNWLSALESTKWLHHLSVLLKSALLVVHAVDRDQRPVLAHCSDGWDRTPQIVALAKLLLDPYYRTIEGFQVLVEMEWLDFGHKFADRCGHGENSDDLNERCPVFLQWLDCVHQLQRQFPCSFEFNEAFLVKLVQHTYSCLFGTFLCNNAKERGEKHTQERTCSVWSLLRAGNKAFKNLLYSSQSEAVLYPVCHVRNLMLWSAVYLPCPSPSTPVDDSCAPYPAPGTSPDDPPLSRLPKTRSFDNLTTACDNTVPLASRRSSDPSLNEKWQEHRRSLELSSLAGPGEEPSDPDSLGKPTKVLGGAELSVAAGVAEGQMENILQEATKEESGIEEPAQRGSTEMQEVKKEALLEKGKTPEGSAIVLPQEPELGDAPLANHPGTNLSGFSQGIPEQQGGHSVLPGSLQESPRGEDAQEVPVEQFRIAITEEREEAFLPIPVDTKVGYDTSQSSSLLPSQVPVEARGPSTDSSVDMLIEDQVKSESGPKGHHRPCLVNSGWFSGKDMLPQATEPQPSEKSLAERPQVGSVVHRTSPGSTHSPTHSPCALPLAECKEGLVCNGAPETENKALEQSPGLSTLQKHPTPNGHCTNGEAGRSKDSLSRQLSATSCNSAHLHSRNLHHKWLHSHSGRPSTTGSPDQPSRSHLDDDGMPVYTDTIQQRLRQIESGHQQEVETLKKQVQELRSRLESQYLTSSLRFNGDFGDEVTSIPDSESNLDQNCLSRCSTEIFSEASWEQVDKQDTEMTRWLPDHLAAHCYACDSAFWLASRKHHCRDTDRVDQTWNCGNVFCSSCCNQKVPVPSQQLFEPSRVCKSCYSSLHPTSSSIDLELDKPIAATSN
- the MTMR3 gene encoding phosphatidylinositol-3,5-bisphosphate 3-phosphatase MTMR3 isoform X3, whose amino-acid sequence is MDEETRHSLECIQANQIFPRKQLIREDENLQVPFLELHGESTEYVGRAEDAIIALSNYRLHIKFKESLVNVPLQLIESVECRDIFQLHLTCKDCKVIRCQFSTFEQCQEWLKRLNNAIRPPAKIEDLFSFAYHAWCMEVYASEKEQHGDLCRPGEHVTSRFKNEVERMGFDMNNAWRISNINEKYKLCGSYPQELIVPAWITDKELESVASFRSWKRIPAVVYRHQSNGAVIARCGQPEVSWWGWRNADDEHLVQSVAKACASDSRSSGSKLSTRNSSRDFPNAGDLSDVEFDSSLSNASGAESLAIQPQKLLILDARSYAAAVANRAKGGGCECPEYYPNCEVVFMGMANIHSIRRSFQSLRLLCTQMPDPGNWLSALESTKWLHHLSVLLKSALLVVHAVDRDQRPVLAHCSDGWDRTPQIVALAKLLLDPYYRTIEGFQVLVEMEWLDFGHKFADRCGHGENSDDLNERCPVFLQWLDCVHQLQRQFPCSFEFNEAFLVKLVQHTYSCLFGTFLCNNAKERGEKHTQERTCSVWSLLRAGNKAFKNLLYSSQSEAVLYPVCHVRNLMLWSAVYLPCPSPSTPVDDSCAPYPAPGTSPDDPPLSRLPKTRSFDNLTTACDNTVPLASRRSSDPSLNEKWQEHRRSLELSSLAGPGEEPSDPDSLGKPTKVLGGAELSVAAGVAEGQMENILQEATKEESGIEEPAQRGSTEMQEVKKEALLEKGKTPEGSAIVLPQEPELGDAPLANHPGTNLSGFSQGIPEQQGGHSVLPGSLQESPRGEDAQEVPVEQFRIAITEEREEAFLPIPVDTKVGYDTSQSSSLLPSQVPVEARGPSTDSSVDMLIEDQVKSESGPKGHHRPCLVNSGWFSGKDMLPQATEPQPSEKSLAERPQVGSVVHRTSPGSTHSPTHSPCALPLAECKEGLVCNGAPETENKALEQSPGLSTLQKHPTPNGHCTNGEAGRSKDSLSRQLSATSCNSAHLHSRNLHHKWLHSHSGRPSTTGSPDQPSRSHLDDDGMPVYTDTIQQRLRQIESGHQQEVETLKKQVQELRSRLESQYLTSSLRFNGDFGDEVTSIPDSESNLDQNCLSRCSTEIFSEASWEQVDKQDTEMTRWLPDHLAAHCYACDSAFWLASRKHHCRDTDRVDQTWNCGNVFCSSCCNQKVPVPSQQLFEPSRVCKSCYSSLHPTSSSIDLELDKPIAATSN